The nucleotide window ATCCAGATGGGACGGCCTGTCACCAGCATCCGGCTGAGGCCCAGGCGGCGTTTCTGCCCCGCCGACAGCGCCCCCGCCTGCCGGTCCCGCAAACCTTGCAGGTCGAACCCGTCCAGTGCCTGTTCAATACCGCTGCGGCCAAAGACGCTGGCCCAGAATGTCAGGTTCTCGGCCACCGTCAGCGTCGGCTTCAGCCCATCGGAGTGGGCGGCATAGGCAATCTGGTCCTCAGCGCCCTCAACCCGGCCCCTCAGCGGCGGCTGCAGGCCCGCGACGGTTCGCAAGAGCGTGGTTTTGCCAATGCCATTGGGGCCGCGCAGGATCAGCGCCCTGCCGGACTCCAGCTCAAAGCTCAGCCCCTCCAGCACCGGGATGCCTCCGCGGGCCACGCTCAGATCCGTCACTGTCAATGTCATGAAGCCCGCTTATCCCATTGTGTCCGCGCATGAAAAGCCTGTTTTCAAGATGCCCGCTTTGCGGCAGGTCAAATGAATTTCAGGAAATCAGACCGGCAGCGCCGCCATGGCAATCCGGCGCCCTTCAGACAAGAGCACGTTATAGGTGCGGCACGCCGCAGGCGAGTTCATAATCTCCACCCCCAGCCCGGCCTCTTCCAGCGCCTTGCGCAATTCTGCCGGGATATGGGCGATTTCCGCGCCGGTGCCGATGAACAGCACATCAATCTCTCCGGCGAGCGCCAGCAGCGGTTCGGCGTCGGCCATGCCGTCCCAGGGCGCCGTGCCAGCCGCCGAGGTCAGCACCGCCCCCTGATGCACCTG belongs to Leisingera caerulea DSM 24564 and includes:
- the ccmA gene encoding heme ABC exporter ATP-binding protein CcmA; amino-acid sequence: MTLTVTDLSVARGGIPVLEGLSFELESGRALILRGPNGIGKTTLLRTVAGLQPPLRGRVEGAEDQIAYAAHSDGLKPTLTVAENLTFWASVFGRSGIEQALDGFDLQGLRDRQAGALSAGQKRRLGLSRMLVTGRPIWIMDEPTVSLDKTSVAMFANTVRAHLGQGGAALIATHIDLGLEAEVLDVGPYKAKPPEIDDFDGDFL
- a CDS encoding Mth938-like domain-containing protein — protein: MRLNEVSYTDAQPIDGYGAGFFRIGGQVHQGAVLTSAAGTAPWDGMADAEPLLALAGEIDVLFIGTGAEIAHIPAELRKALEEAGLGVEIMNSPAACRTYNVLLSEGRRIAMAALPV